Proteins encoded by one window of Salvia splendens isolate huo1 chromosome 7, SspV2, whole genome shotgun sequence:
- the LOC121810281 gene encoding chromatin modification-related protein EAF1 B-like isoform X2, whose translation MGCSSAHVRIVNAEVDSMGGVVEGGLGIAIKSSPHKVAIEKVQVELRQECGVRDERKRELGFLEKGGNLLEYDFGTVASVSVQSTSVTDQHPDQFVTSEAKGSLAFTASPRLDSVESCGRPGTTLCDPNSADNLLLFEAENEFSEGRSRRSSVKQSDQSFQMDVGLQTREQGDSATFSLPRKAYKRRNRSWPNRDGARLSSTSTDVNPAQGLHEIPLPFCHVPKDVEVLPSDANNQNIMSNLNSKPTSPSKDIHPKAVAIDCQAIGLDELRPSKSTKDQVQGVSLDTASDVIASENLLNGQLNQQSLLVVADTRKQIDSNEPEAIKTLEMASAATVCQPSATTLKVENQSTSCQTNDFSRKIGDDTITDIHRNNDSEMCTVVGNLDSNGNPKNQYPQDGTTVPESDKFAKETNDTEENNSSAFTNNESASAHHSKPDNDSLLVPNELDQVESSLQDMVKDQGTSEGMVAPVTSQLESGVKPTVLLVDNSGQPKERHQETFDPSKSELPDFAFSNGVSTISTEAQTSPGSDSKLASSVDEDSVLKEAQIIEAKRKRIAGLSVVTSPVEISQKCHWDYVLEEMTWLANDFAQERIWKLAAASQISYQVAVVSRLRKQESRSGLDAKRVAHTLAKAIMEFWRSIELQAHETSKEQEQHCRKNGALSIRAYAVSFFKCDKPDVFYNQAEVPVTPDRISDSGIDLSWDDSLTEENLFYTVAPGAVEAYRMTIDSHLAQYGRIGSSAQEEVVTFACDAAADFESHYNEYDEDEGETNIYSMPMAFESTKSSRYGQKKRRHLVQGYGARPYVLGSDLLPMQSSENRFVAPQFAILAKRPGSNINVSIPTKRMRTASRRVISPFGIGASGCIQVPNKTDASSCDTNSFQDDQTTVRGGYAVPNSLEVDSAGEFEKQLPSDYAEVSTKPKKKKNAKHLNSTYEQRWPIDSSFQNEQFHRDLYQKRTEINQPDSNGNNGLLGQHIAKKPKLMRQSQDNTFDSIPPSALSVPSPVGSQMSNMSNQNQFIRMLSGRDRGRKPKSLKLPSGQSGSGSSWSLFEDQALVVLAHDLGPNWELVSDAFNSTLHFKCIFRKAKECKERHISLMDKGSGDGADSADDSGSLQPYPSTLPGIPKGSARQLFQRLQGPMEEDTLKSHFEKIVVIGQKQLYRKTQNDNQDPKQFQRPHASHTIALSQVCPNNQNGGTVLTPLDLCDANLSGPDVVPLGYQGALSSGLAIPNQATTTQTLPASGATAALQGASHMTGNNLSSSPGPLNASTRDARYGLPRSGSLPAEEHQRMHLYNQMITGRNIPQSSISAPGAVPGPDRGARMLSSGNGMGMISGANRNMPIARPAVQGIPSSSMVNSGNAVSPGLSSGNMHTGVGAGQGSSVVRPSEASNIQRPGQSQDPQRQMMASDLQTLGNSQGVPHVAGLSSSFTNPATSPPVPSHPLHHQPPHPISPQQPQVLSPHQSHFQGPANHAPNNQQQAYAYRLAKERQLQHRLLQQQHQLPQQFAASNSVMSHVQSQTLLPVSASPILNSPQVQPQTSSPTVPLSPSIPVPSMNTMPQHLQKPQMATQGVSQNAQSGGSGLNNQTGKQRARQPHQPSQANRQHPQQRQQLQAQQQAKVKGAGRWMQQNISTDVVLPNGVSTIPGNQCLEKAEPVTSSMQSQGLSTSSAQNAVQPSRQYMASQSNQALPQQKMYSVQPTPQPDNSSQSHGPSASPSVSSAPQQSSSSVAVAGPNNQTPSHQKFLNQNQPALQRLAQPNRQIMPNPLSKPHGRYSNVNHHPASGSAGTDAITTSPQVSNTGSNAVPVVSQPSSHKWHASEPLVDSNSLNSPQSLVSIPSNSSDPVPQEAQGLGPRPPSRLPIARHDTNAQRQQLQQSLQAPSPAPQPQQHQQPLQLLHSQHQAQLLQAGSGNMYGRSSDTRLE comes from the exons ATGGGATGCAGTTCAGCACATGTTCGCATAGTCAATGCCGAAGTTGATTCTATGGGAGGTGTTGTTGAGGGTGGACTTGGAATTGCTATCAAATCTTCTCCGCATAAAGTAGCAATCGAGAAGGTTCAAGTGGAGCTCAG GCAAGAATGTGGTGTTCGGGATGAAAGGAAAAGAGAATTGGGATTTCTTGAGAAG GGTGGAAACCTCTTAGAGTATGATTTTGGGACTGTTGCTTCAGTTAGTGTTCAGTCTACTTCAGTCACCGACCAACATCCTGACCAGTTTGTGACCAG TGAAGCAAAAGGCAGTCTTGCATTTACAGCATCACCTCGTCTAGACTCTGTTGAGAGCTGTGGTAGACCCGGGACAACTCTTTGCGACCCTAATAGTGCTGATAATCTCTTGTTATTTGAAGCTGAAAATGAATTTTCTGAAGGTAGGAGTCGTAGGAGTAGTGTTAAGCAATCTGATCAATCGTTCCAAATGGACGTGGGTCTCCAAACTCGGGAACAAGGGGATTCagctactttttctcttcctagAAAAGCATATAAGAGAAGGAACAGATCTTGGCCCAATCGTGATGGAGCTAGGTTGAGTTCTACTTCTACTGATGTAAATCCTGCTCAGGGGCTTCACGAAATTCCCCTACCATTTTGTCATGTCCCCAAGGATGTTGAAGTATTGCCGTCTGATGCgaataatcaaaatataatgTCAAATCTGAATTCAAAGCCTACAAGCCCAAGTAAGGATATTCATCCTAAGGCTGTAGCAATAGATTGCCAGGCTATTGGGTTAGATGAGCTGAGGCCTTCTAAATCAACAAAGGACCAGGTACAAGGTGTTTCCTTGGATACTGCATCAGATGTTATTGCTTCTGAGAACCTGTTAAATGGTCAACTTAACCAACAATCACTTTTAGTGGTTGCAGACACTCGTAAGCAGATAGATTCTAATGAGCCTGAAGCAATCAAGACTCTAGAAATGGCTTCTGCAGCTACTGTGTGTCAGCCAAGTGCAACTACTTTAAAAGTTGAGAATCAATCTACTTCATGCCAGACTAATGATTTTAGCAGAAAGATAGGGGATGATACCATCACTGACATTCATCGGAACAATGATAGTGAAATGTGTACTGTAGTGGGAAATCTTGACTCTAACGGGAATCCTAAAAATCAATATCCACAAGATGGGACCACTGTTCCAGAAAGCGACAAGTTTGCAAAAGAGACAAATGATACTGAAGAAAATAACAGCTCTGCTTTTACCAACAACGAGTCCGCTTCTGCTCATCATAGTAAGCCGGATAATGATTCTTTACTCGTCCCAAATGAATTAGATCAAGTGGAATCTTCATTACAAGACATGGTGAAAGATCAAGGTACCAGCGAGGGCATGGTAGCTCCTGTCACCTCTCAATTAGAATCTGGGGTGAAACCCACTGTTCTTTTGGTTGATAATTCAGGACAGCCTAAAGAAAGGCATCAGGAAACTTTTGATCCCTCAAAATCAGAGTTGCCTGACTTTGCATTCTCAAATGGGGTTTCTACTATTTCCACTGAGGCTCAAACTTCTCCTGGGTCGGACTCAAAATTGGCAAGCAGTGTTGATGAAGATTCAGTATTGAAAGAAGCACAAATTATAGAG GCCAAACGCAAGAGAATTGCAGGATTGTCTGTTGTTACATCGCCAGTTGAGATTTCCCAAAAATGTCATTGGGATTATGTACTTGAAGAAATGACGTGGTTGGCTAATGATTTTGCACAG GAGCGTATTTGGAAACTAGCCGCTGCATCTCAAATATCTTACCAAGTTGCTGTCGTTTCTCGTTTGAGAAAACAAGAAAGCCGTTCGGGCCTGGATGCAAAGAGAGTTGCCCATACCTTGGCTAAAGCCATCATGGAATTCTGGCGCTCTATAGAATTGCAAGCTCAT GAGACAAGCAAAGAACAGGAGCAGCATTGCCGAAAAAATGGGGCACTTTCAATCCGGGCTTATGCAGTCAGTTTCTTTAAATGTGATAAACCAGATGTTTTCTATAACCAAGCAGAGGTGCCAGTAACACCGGATAGAATATCCGACTCTGGAATAGACCTTTCATGGGATGATAGTTTGACCGAA GAGAACCTTTTCTACACAGTAGCCCCTGGAGCTGTGGAGGCCTATAGAATGACAATTGATTCCCATTTGGCTCAGTATGGC AGAATTGGGAGTTCTGCGCAAGAGGAAGTGGTGACATTTGCTTGTGATGCTGCAGCAG ACTTTGAATCTCATTATAATGAGTATGATGAGGACGAGGGAGAAACAAACATTTATAGCATGCCGATGGCCTTTGAAAGTACCAAATCTTCAAGATATGGCCAAAAGAAGCGGAGACATTTAGTGCAAGGATATGGTGCAAGGCCATATGTACTGGGCTCTGATCTGCTCCCTATGCAGTCTTCGGAGAACAGATTCGTAGCTCCACAGTTTGCTATACTGGCAAAACGACCAGGCAGCAATATTAACGTGTCAATTCCTACCAAACGGATGCGAACTGCATCCCGGAGAGTTATCAGTCCTTTTGGCATAGGGGCATCTGGATGCATCCAGGTTCCAAATAAAACAGATGCTTCAAGTTGTGATACAAATTCATTTCAGGATGATCAGACCACCGTGCGTGGTGGATACGCCGTTCCAAATAGCTTGGAAGTTGACTCAGCTGGGGAATTTGAAAAGCAATTACCATCTGACTATGCCGAAGTATCAACAaaaccaaagaagaagaaaaatgcaAAGCATCTG AATTCAACATATGAACAGAGATGGCCGATTGATTCTAGCTTTCAAAATGAACAG TTTCATAGGGATCTTTATCAAAAGAGGACTGAGATTAATCAGCCCGATTCAAATGGAAATAATG GGTTACTGGGTCAACACATTGCAAAGAAGCCGAAGCTTATGCGGCAATCACAAGATAACACTTTTGACAGTATCCCACCAAGTGCGCTGTCCGTTCCTTCACCAGTGGGCTCCCAAATGAGTAATATGTCCAATCAAAACCAATTTATTAGAATGCTTAGTGGTCGCGACCGGGGTAGGAAACCTAAATCTTTGAAG TTGCCATCTGGCCAATCGGGTTCAGGAAGTTCGTGGTCACTCTTTGAGGACCAG GCCCTTGTTGTCCTAGCACATGACCTAGGGCCCAACTGGGAGCTTGTAAGTGATGCTTTTAACAGCACTTTGCATTTCAAG TGTATATTCCGCAAAGCTAAAGAATGCAAGGAGCGGCATATATCCCTTATGGATAAAGGTTCTGGCGATGGGGCTGATAGTGCTGATGACTCTGGGTCTTTGCAACCTTATCCATCTACATTACCTGGCATTCCAAAG GGAAGTGCCAGGCAGTTGTTTCAACGTTTACAGGGGCCAATGGAAGAAGATACTCTTAAATCTCACTTTGAGAAGATAGTTGTGATTGGACAGAAACAACTTTATCGGAAAACTCAG AATGATAACCAGGATCCAAAGCAATTCCAGCGACCTCACGCCTCTCACACGATTGCTCTTTCTCAAGTGTGTCCAAATAATCAAAATGGAGGCACTGTTTTAAC GCCTCTAGATCTGTGCGATGCAAACCTTTCTGGGCCTGATGTAGTTCCTCTTGGGTATCAAGGGGCACTTTCTAGTGGATTGGCTATTCCTAATCAGGCTACAACGACTCAAACGCTTCCTGCATCTGGTGCCACCGCTGCATTACAGGGAGCATCACATATGACTGGCAATAATTTATCATCCTCACCGGGTCCTCTTAATGCATCTACGAG GGATGCTAGATATGGACTTCCCAGGTCTGGATCATTGCCTGCTGAAGAACATCAGAGGATGCATCTCTACAATCAAATGATAACTGGTAGAAACATACCACAATCCAGCATCTCTGCTCCTGGAGCCGTTCCAGGACCTGATCGTGGTGCTCGTATGCTTTCTAGTGGAAATGGCATGGGTATGATATCAGGTGCTAACAGAAACATGCCTATAGCAAGGCCTGCAGTGCAAGGAATTCCTTCATCATCTATGGTTAATTCTGGCAATGCAGTTTCCCCGGGTTTGTCATCCGGAAATATGCACACTGGGGTAGGCGCTGGTCAGGGAAGCTCAGTTGTCAGACCTAGTGAAGCTTCGAACATCCAGCGG CCTGGCCAGAGCCAAGATCCACAGAGGCAAATGATGGCGTCTGACCTCCAGACGCTTGGCAACAGTCAAGGAGTGCCTCACGTTGCTGGATTAAGTTCCTCTTTTACTAACCCGGCGACTTCACCGCCTGTGCCATCTCACCCTCTTCATCATCAACCACCCCATCCGATATCTCCACAGCAGCCTCAAGTTCTCAGTCCTCACCAGTCACATTTTCAAGGACCAGCAAATCATGCTCCCAACAACCAGCAGCAAGCCTATGCCTATCGTTTGGCCAAAGAGAGGCAGCTGCAACATCGTTTACTGCAGCAACAACACCAGCTGCCGCAACAGTTTGCTGCCTCAAATTCTGTGATGTCGCATGTGCAGTCGCAGACTCTGCTTCCTGTATCGGCATCTCCAATCCTAAACAGTCCACAAGTACAACCCCAGACAAGTTCTCCAACGGTACCACTTTCTCCATCGATACCCGTTCCTTCGATGAATACAATGCCTCAGCACCTGCAGAAACCTCAAATGGCAACTCAAGGAGTTTCACAAAATGCTCAGTCTGGTGGAAGTGGTTTAAACAATCAGACGGGTAAGCAACGGGCAAGGCAACCACATCAGCCTTCACAAGCTAATAGGCAACATCCTCAGCAGCGACAGCAGTTACAAGCTCAGCAACAAGCTAAGGTCAAGGGAGCTGGTAGATGGATGCAGCAGAATATCTCAACTGATGTCGTCTTACCAAATGGAGTTTCGACAATTCCTGGGAACCAATGTTTGGAGAAAGCAGAACCTGTCACCAGCTCTATGCAAAGTCAAGGTTTGTCTACTAGTTCCGCACAAAATGCTGTGCAACCATCAAGGCAATACATGGCTTCACAATCCAATCAAGCCCTACCCCAGCAAAAGATGTATTCAGTCCAACCAACACCTCAGCCCGATAATAGCAGTCAAAGTCATGGTCCTTCTGCTTCTCCTTCTGTTTCGTCTGCTCCCCAGCAGTCCAGTTCATCTGTGGCTGTTGCTGGGCCAAACAACCAAACACCATCTCACCAGAAGTTTTTGAATCAAAATCAACCAGCTCTTCAGAGACTTGCTCAACCAAATCGCCAGATTATGCCCAACCCATTAAGTAAACCCCATGGTAGATATTCTAATGTCAATCATCATCCAGCAAGTGGCTCTGCTGGAACGGATGCAATCACAACATCACCTCAGGTTTCTAACACCGGTTCAAATGCAGTTCCAGTTGTTTCACAGCCAAGTTCTCATAAGTGGCATGCTTCCGAACCATTAGTGGATTCGAATTCATTAAATTCACCCCAAAGCTTGGTCTCTATACCGTCTAACTCAAGTGATCCTGTGCCGCAAGAAGCCCAAGGGCTTGGCCCGAGACCACCTTCCAGATTGCCCATAGCTAGGCATGACACTAATGCACAAAGGCAACAGCTACAGCAATCACTACAGGCTCCCTCTCCGGCACCCCAACCTCAGCAGCACCAACAGCCACTGCAGCTGCTACATTCTCAGCACCAGGCACAGCTTCTTCAAGCAGGGAGTGGCAATATGTATGGTAGGTCAAGCGACACTAGATTGGAATGA